A genomic window from Pseudoalteromonas piratica includes:
- a CDS encoding PAAR domain-containing protein, producing the protein MPGLPAARITDMHVCPMVTGVVPHVGGPISGPSVPNVLIGSLPAAVVGDMAVCVGPPDVIVKGSTSVLISGRPAVRMGDTTSHGGNIVLGMPNVLIG; encoded by the coding sequence ATGCCAGGTTTGCCTGCTGCAAGAATTACAGATATGCACGTCTGCCCAATGGTTACCGGGGTTGTTCCTCATGTTGGTGGCCCAATATCTGGCCCATCAGTACCAAATGTACTAATTGGAAGTCTTCCCGCTGCTGTTGTCGGCGACATGGCTGTGTGCGTTGGTCCACCGGATGTCATTGTAAAAGGTAGCACCTCAGTACTTATAAGTGGCAGACCGGCTGTAAGAATGGGTGATACAACCAGTCACGGTGGTAATATCGTTTTAGGCATGCCTAATGTGCTGATAGGATAA
- a CDS encoding YceI family protein, with the protein MKKTLLASVLALSSLAMPVMAADYVIDTKGAHASINFKVKHLGYSWLTGRFNTFSGEFNYDEKQPEASKISVNIDTTSVDSNHAERDKHLRDSDFLDVKKFSTATFNSTKVTDLGNGKLAITGILSLQGIEKEITIDAEKIGEGKDPWGGYRAGFAGTTSIQMKDFGYKMDFGQIDFDLHIEGIKK; encoded by the coding sequence ATGAAGAAAACACTATTAGCATCAGTTCTTGCACTTAGCAGTTTGGCAATGCCTGTAATGGCCGCAGACTATGTGATTGATACTAAAGGCGCCCATGCTTCAATTAATTTTAAGGTTAAACACTTAGGTTACAGCTGGCTAACAGGTCGTTTTAATACTTTTTCTGGAGAGTTTAACTACGATGAAAAACAACCTGAAGCGAGCAAAATTTCAGTAAACATTGATACAACCAGTGTTGATTCCAATCATGCAGAACGCGACAAGCACTTACGTGACAGTGATTTTCTAGATGTTAAGAAGTTTTCAACCGCAACCTTCAACAGTACTAAAGTGACTGATTTAGGCAATGGTAAACTTGCTATAACAGGTATTTTATCACTGCAAGGGATTGAAAAAGAAATCACTATTGACGCAGAGAAAATTGGTGAAGGTAAAGATCCATGGGGTGGTTATCGCGCAGGTTTTGCCGGCACAACGTCGATTCAAATGAAAGACTTTGGCTACAAAATGGACTTTGGTCAAATTGACTTTGACCTTCATATTGAAGGCATTAAAAAGTAA
- a CDS encoding cytochrome b, translating into MVLDNETKFGTVSKVFHWLSAIVILGLFAVGFWMVDLNYYSEWYRTAPYWHKSIGILLLGFTLARLLWKFITPSPKTLTTHTKLTQLATKLGHLALYSILLVILISGYLISTADGRAIEVFTWFEVMSLGELIANQEDVAGSIHKYTAYSLMAIVLIHILAALKHHFIDKDATLRRMIK; encoded by the coding sequence ATGGTTCTCGATAACGAAACTAAATTCGGTACAGTTAGCAAAGTGTTTCACTGGCTTAGCGCCATTGTAATTCTCGGACTGTTTGCCGTCGGTTTCTGGATGGTCGATTTAAATTACTACAGCGAATGGTACCGCACAGCACCTTATTGGCATAAGAGTATTGGTATTCTTTTACTTGGGTTTACGCTGGCTAGATTGCTGTGGAAATTTATAACGCCATCACCAAAAACATTAACAACGCATACAAAGCTAACCCAATTAGCAACGAAATTAGGCCATTTAGCGCTGTACAGCATTTTATTGGTGATCCTCATTAGCGGTTATCTCATTTCAACTGCAGATGGGCGTGCAATTGAAGTATTCACTTGGTTTGAAGTTATGAGCCTTGGTGAACTGATTGCAAACCAAGAAGACGTTGCTGGTAGCATTCATAAATATACAGCTTACAGTTTAATGGCAATAGTATTAATACATATTTTAGCGGCGCTAAAGCATCACTTTATCGATAAAGATGCCACCTTGCGCCGTATGATTAAGTAA
- a CDS encoding DNA-3-methyladenine glycosylase I, giving the protein MCKRCEWLDTTKADYIAYHDTEWGVPLFDDHLLFEFLTLESAQAGLSWYTILKKRDNYRKAFANFDPNQVAQFDESKKLELMNDSGIIRNRLKVNAAINNAQQFLAIQKEFGSFANYQWQFVNNKPIINDINSKDDYQATTKESEAFAKDLKKRGFKFLGPTTVYAHMQACGMVNDHHNHCFRKQEVIALYPSLFS; this is encoded by the coding sequence ATGTGCAAACGATGTGAGTGGCTCGATACCACAAAAGCGGATTATATTGCCTACCATGATACCGAGTGGGGTGTACCATTATTTGATGACCATTTGTTGTTTGAGTTTCTGACACTTGAGTCAGCCCAAGCAGGATTAAGTTGGTATACCATTTTAAAAAAACGCGATAATTATCGAAAAGCCTTTGCTAATTTCGACCCAAATCAAGTTGCACAGTTTGATGAAAGTAAGAAGCTTGAGTTAATGAATGACAGTGGCATTATTCGCAATCGACTAAAAGTTAACGCCGCGATAAATAATGCACAGCAGTTTTTAGCGATTCAAAAGGAGTTTGGCAGTTTTGCCAACTATCAGTGGCAGTTTGTAAATAACAAACCAATAATTAACGACATCAACAGCAAAGATGATTATCAAGCCACCACCAAAGAATCCGAAGCCTTTGCTAAAGACCTCAAGAAAAGAGGTTTTAAATTTTTAGGACCAACCACAGTTTATGCGCATATGCAGGCTTGTGGCATGGTAAACGACCATCATAATCACTGTTTTCGCAAACAAGAAGTTATTGCACTCTACCCTTCTCTTTTTTCTTAA
- a CDS encoding sensor histidine kinase, producing the protein MALAQIIPQQFHEVYNPCLMQEKYVGELSELRKQASWLSHLVDTMPAGVIVLDGKGMVAKANQIAIDLLGEPLEGERWFTIIQRSFAPNGSDGHEVTLRDGRLVKLDISPLTPEPGQLILMTDLTQTRQLQSRIAHMQRLSALGKMVASLAHQVRTPLSAAMLYAANLSSEKLNPTARTNFHEKLMSRLQDLESQVNDMLLFAKSGEQQVLAPVSMQALLTDVTNASEAMIMRQQCELDLKLPEPDIEIIANKVALSSAISNLVHNAVQASGQGGKIILSATRSERFADHVKISVQDNGPGLSEAAAQQIFEPFFTTKSHGTGLGLAVVQSVANSHQGFVKAGNGDLGGAEFNLYLPIIGKKAC; encoded by the coding sequence ATGGCGTTAGCGCAAATCATACCCCAACAATTTCACGAGGTATATAACCCATGTTTGATGCAGGAAAAGTACGTGGGTGAACTTAGTGAACTGAGAAAACAAGCAAGTTGGTTGAGTCATTTAGTTGATACCATGCCTGCCGGTGTGATTGTACTTGATGGTAAAGGAATGGTGGCGAAAGCAAACCAAATTGCTATTGATTTACTGGGGGAGCCGCTGGAGGGTGAGCGATGGTTTACAATTATTCAGCGCTCGTTTGCACCTAACGGTAGTGATGGTCATGAAGTGACATTACGCGATGGTCGTTTAGTAAAGCTTGATATCTCGCCACTGACACCTGAGCCGGGTCAGTTGATCTTAATGACAGATTTAACCCAAACAAGGCAGTTACAATCGCGCATTGCACATATGCAACGCCTGAGTGCATTAGGTAAAATGGTCGCCTCGCTTGCACACCAAGTACGCACGCCACTCTCTGCTGCAATGTTATATGCCGCCAATTTATCGTCTGAAAAATTAAACCCGACAGCGCGCACCAATTTTCATGAAAAGCTGATGTCGCGTTTACAAGATTTAGAAAGCCAAGTTAATGACATGCTGCTATTCGCTAAAAGTGGTGAACAGCAAGTGTTAGCACCCGTATCAATGCAGGCATTACTAACAGATGTTACTAATGCGTCTGAAGCCATGATAATGCGCCAGCAGTGTGAACTTGATTTGAAGTTACCCGAGCCGGATATTGAGATAATTGCTAATAAAGTGGCGCTTAGCAGCGCTATCAGTAACTTGGTTCATAATGCAGTGCAGGCATCTGGGCAAGGTGGCAAAATTATTTTAAGTGCAACGCGCTCAGAGCGATTTGCGGATCATGTCAAAATTTCGGTGCAAGATAATGGGCCGGGGCTCAGTGAAGCTGCTGCTCAGCAAATTTTTGAACCGTTTTTTACTACCAAGTCACATGGCACAGGTTTAGGTCTGGCAGTTGTGCAGTCGGTTGCAAACAGCCATCAAGGGTTTGTTAAAGCGGGCAATGGTGATCTCGGTGGTGCTGAATTTAATTTATACCTTCCTATTATTGGCAAAAAAGCGTGTTAG
- a CDS encoding sigma-54-dependent transcriptional regulator, with protein MSDAKVLVVEDDSGLREALVDTLALADISCIEADSAEQAIIKLKQGGISLVVSDVQMGAMSGIDLLKSIKLNYPDLPVLMMTAYATIDDAVEAMRLGAIDYMAKPFAPEVLLNMVSRYLPEKESIKDGPIVEDPASKALMKLAEKVAKSDASVMVLGPSGSGKEVMARYIHDKSLRSEENFVAINCAAIPENMLEATLFGYEKGAFTGAIQACPGKFEQAQGGTILLDEVTEMDLSLQAKLLRVLQEREVERLGSRKTIKLDVRVLATSNRDLRDAVAEGVFREDLYYRLNVFPLEWLPLAERPGDIIPLAEHLIQRHNNDMPVQFDDAAKAKLLSHTWPGNVRELENVVQRALILQSDKTIHTDDIFLGSVASLQSSKVTASVVEKSEIIPDIATEQSKDPIHDESLGYKQELKDKENSIILDMLKACNGKRKDVADKLGMSPRTLRYKLAKMREMGIELPA; from the coding sequence ATGAGCGATGCAAAAGTATTAGTAGTAGAAGATGATTCTGGTTTACGCGAAGCTTTAGTTGATACCTTAGCATTGGCAGATATTAGCTGCATTGAAGCCGATAGTGCCGAACAAGCCATTATCAAGTTAAAACAAGGTGGTATTTCACTGGTGGTGAGTGATGTGCAAATGGGTGCAATGTCGGGCATCGATTTACTTAAAAGCATCAAGCTAAATTACCCTGATTTGCCAGTATTAATGATGACTGCATATGCGACTATAGACGATGCAGTTGAAGCGATGCGTCTAGGTGCTATTGATTATATGGCGAAGCCATTTGCACCAGAAGTACTGTTAAATATGGTAAGTCGTTATCTACCGGAAAAAGAATCGATTAAAGATGGTCCTATTGTAGAAGATCCTGCCAGTAAAGCATTAATGAAACTTGCAGAAAAAGTAGCGAAGTCAGATGCATCTGTGATGGTGCTGGGTCCAAGTGGTTCGGGTAAAGAAGTTATGGCCCGCTATATCCACGACAAGTCATTACGCTCAGAAGAAAATTTTGTTGCTATCAACTGCGCAGCCATTCCTGAAAACATGCTTGAGGCCACATTGTTTGGTTATGAAAAAGGGGCATTTACAGGCGCAATTCAAGCCTGCCCAGGTAAGTTTGAACAAGCGCAAGGTGGCACCATTTTACTTGATGAAGTCACTGAAATGGATTTAAGTTTACAGGCAAAGTTATTACGCGTTTTACAAGAGCGTGAAGTTGAGCGTTTAGGTTCACGTAAAACCATTAAACTCGACGTACGTGTGCTTGCTACGTCTAACCGTGATTTACGCGATGCGGTGGCGGAAGGGGTGTTCCGTGAAGATTTATATTATCGTTTAAATGTGTTTCCGCTCGAGTGGTTGCCGTTGGCAGAGCGTCCAGGGGATATAATCCCGTTAGCTGAGCATTTAATTCAGCGTCATAATAATGACATGCCAGTGCAATTTGATGATGCTGCAAAAGCAAAATTATTAAGTCATACCTGGCCGGGTAACGTACGTGAACTTGAAAATGTGGTGCAACGTGCACTTATTTTACAAAGTGATAAAACCATTCATACTGATGACATTTTCTTAGGCTCTGTAGCCAGCCTGCAATCGAGCAAGGTTACAGCGAGTGTTGTAGAAAAAAGTGAAATCATACCTGATATTGCAACGGAACAAAGCAAAGACCCTATTCATGATGAGTCACTTGGATACAAACAAGAGTTGAAAGACAAAGAAAACTCGATAATTCTTGATATGCTAAAAGCCTGCAATGGTAAACGCAAAGATGTAGCTGACAAACTAGGTATGAGTCCTCGTACATTACGTTACAAGTTAGCAAAAATGCGTGAAATGGGCATCGAGCTGCCTGCATAA
- the fliE gene encoding flagellar hook-basal body complex protein FliE translates to MNISANNLYQEMQSLAVEASNFSKPKQPIETIQGSSQVEFNNLLKDALDTVSGLQAESKAKATALEMGDRNVSLAEVMIASQKSSVAFEATVQVRNKLVEAYKDIMNMPV, encoded by the coding sequence ATGAATATTTCAGCAAACAATCTTTATCAGGAAATGCAGTCGCTTGCAGTTGAAGCAAGTAATTTTTCAAAACCAAAACAGCCGATTGAAACAATTCAAGGTAGTTCGCAAGTTGAGTTTAATAACTTACTCAAAGATGCGTTAGATACCGTTAGCGGTTTGCAAGCAGAGTCAAAAGCAAAAGCAACTGCTTTAGAAATGGGTGACCGCAATGTTTCTCTTGCGGAAGTGATGATCGCTTCACAAAAATCATCAGTGGCCTTTGAGGCAACGGTTCAGGTGCGTAATAAGCTTGTTGAAGCTTATAAAGACATCATGAACATGCCAGTTTAA
- the fliF gene encoding flagellar basal-body MS-ring/collar protein FliF produces MDTNDLAVTDMDSDNQEQKSGFLGSLSGVDVMRQVTLIIALTICVAIAVFIMIWAKEPDMRPLGKMPMDELIQTLEFLDAQKVEYKLDGNVVMVPVEAYQNIKLLMAKEGLEQTPSSGTEILMQDMGFGVSQRLERERLKHSREQQLARTIEELSKVARAKVLLAIPKENVFARREKKPSATVVLTVRRGRTLNGEEVDSVVDMVASAVQGLEPSRVTVTDQNGRLLNSGSQNSLTARSRKEYEIERKREQEYLEKIDSIMIPVVGLGNYTAQVDLVMDFSSIEETQKRFNPDLPAVRSEMTREDTNIGGLAVGIPGALTNQPPVNSQIPEQAGEGAGETTLPSRNSKEATRNYELDTTISHKRQQTGVIRRISVSVAVNYKNGVAEGGEATRDPRTQQELANIRRLLQGGIGFDMQRGDALEVVTIPFVQEELGEVIELPLWEQPWFFKVVRLALGALVIIVLILAVVRPMLRKLINPEDTTEDYDDASLSAGVDLGDDTIDMLSQEFDESAVGFSPDGTLQLPDLHGDEDLLKAVRALVANEPELSSQVVKAWLTEDD; encoded by the coding sequence ATGGACACCAATGACTTAGCTGTCACTGACATGGACAGTGACAATCAAGAACAAAAATCAGGTTTCCTTGGCAGCTTGAGTGGTGTTGATGTAATGCGTCAAGTGACACTTATCATCGCATTAACCATTTGTGTTGCGATTGCTGTGTTCATTATGATTTGGGCTAAAGAGCCTGATATGCGCCCACTTGGCAAAATGCCAATGGATGAGCTGATCCAAACCCTTGAATTCCTTGATGCGCAAAAAGTTGAGTATAAACTTGATGGCAATGTGGTGATGGTGCCGGTAGAAGCTTATCAGAACATCAAGTTATTAATGGCAAAAGAAGGGTTAGAGCAAACACCATCATCTGGCACTGAAATTCTGATGCAAGATATGGGTTTTGGCGTGAGTCAACGATTAGAGCGTGAACGCTTAAAGCACTCTCGCGAACAACAGCTTGCGCGCACAATTGAAGAGCTGAGCAAAGTAGCCCGCGCAAAAGTGCTACTTGCAATCCCAAAAGAAAATGTATTCGCACGCAGAGAGAAAAAACCTAGTGCAACAGTAGTTCTCACTGTTAGACGCGGCCGCACACTTAATGGCGAAGAAGTGGATTCGGTTGTGGATATGGTAGCGTCCGCGGTACAAGGACTTGAGCCAAGTCGTGTTACGGTAACCGATCAAAATGGGCGCTTACTGAATTCAGGTTCGCAAAACTCCCTGACAGCACGTTCGCGCAAAGAGTATGAAATTGAACGTAAACGTGAACAAGAGTATTTAGAAAAAATCGACTCAATCATGATCCCTGTGGTGGGACTTGGTAATTACACCGCACAAGTCGATTTAGTGATGGATTTCAGTTCAATTGAAGAAACACAAAAACGTTTCAATCCAGATTTACCTGCAGTGCGCAGTGAGATGACCCGTGAAGATACTAATATAGGTGGTCTGGCTGTAGGCATTCCTGGTGCACTTACCAATCAGCCGCCAGTCAATTCGCAAATTCCTGAACAAGCGGGTGAAGGTGCAGGCGAAACCACATTACCAAGCAGAAACAGTAAAGAAGCGACGCGTAATTATGAACTTGATACTACGATTTCGCACAAGCGCCAACAAACGGGCGTGATCCGTAGAATTAGTGTGTCTGTTGCGGTCAACTATAAAAATGGTGTTGCGGAAGGCGGTGAGGCCACGCGTGATCCTCGAACACAACAGGAACTCGCTAACATTCGTCGCCTGTTACAAGGTGGTATTGGCTTTGATATGCAACGTGGTGATGCGTTAGAAGTTGTAACCATTCCATTTGTGCAAGAAGAATTGGGTGAAGTGATTGAATTACCGCTTTGGGAACAACCGTGGTTCTTTAAAGTTGTGCGTTTAGCATTAGGTGCTCTGGTCATTATTGTTCTGATTCTGGCTGTTGTTCGTCCAATGTTACGTAAGTTGATTAATCCAGAAGATACAACCGAGGATTATGATGACGCAAGCCTATCTGCAGGTGTAGACTTAGGTGATGATACAATTGATATGCTAAGTCAAGAATTTGACGAATCAGCAGTAGGCTTTAGCCCTGACGGAACGTTGCAGTTACCTGACTTACATGGTGATGAAGACTTACTGAAAGCTGTAAGAGCACTTGTGGCAAATGAGCCGGAACTTTCTTCTCAAGTAGTTAAAGCGTGGTTAACCGAAGATGACTGA
- the fliG gene encoding flagellar motor switch protein FliG translates to MTDQENQVAEQSSGNFDVDKLDGVEKASILLLSLSEEDAAQILKHLEPKQVQKVGMAMAGLDDLSQSKIAAVHKLFIDQIQSFSTIGFQSEDFIKKALTAALGEEKAANLIDQIIMGSGAKGLDSLKWMDSKQVANIIRNEHPQIQTIVLAYLEPEQSAEIINQFPEKVRLDLTMRIANLEEVQPAALQELNEIMEKQFAGQAGAQAAKMGGLKAAADIMNYLDTNVEGQLMDAIREHDEEMSQQIQDLMFVFDNLIDVDDRGIQAILREVQQDVLMKAIKGADEGLKDKILNNMSKRAAEMMVDDLEAMGPVRISEVEAAQKEILSIARRLADSGEIMLGGGGGEEFL, encoded by the coding sequence ATGACTGATCAAGAGAACCAAGTAGCAGAACAATCGAGCGGCAACTTTGATGTTGATAAGCTGGATGGTGTTGAAAAAGCCTCGATTCTTTTATTGAGCTTATCTGAAGAAGATGCTGCACAAATTTTAAAGCACTTAGAGCCAAAGCAAGTGCAAAAAGTGGGTATGGCAATGGCAGGTCTCGATGATTTAAGTCAATCGAAAATAGCTGCTGTACACAAGTTGTTTATAGATCAAATTCAAAGCTTTAGTACGATTGGCTTCCAATCAGAAGACTTTATTAAGAAAGCACTTACCGCGGCACTTGGTGAAGAGAAAGCAGCGAATTTAATTGACCAAATTATTATGGGCTCTGGGGCAAAAGGCCTCGACTCCTTAAAATGGATGGATTCCAAGCAGGTAGCAAATATTATTCGTAATGAACACCCGCAGATCCAAACCATTGTATTGGCATATTTAGAACCAGAGCAGTCAGCTGAAATTATTAATCAATTCCCAGAAAAAGTTCGCCTTGATTTAACCATGCGTATTGCCAACTTGGAAGAAGTGCAACCAGCGGCATTACAAGAATTGAATGAAATCATGGAGAAACAATTTGCCGGTCAAGCAGGTGCACAAGCTGCGAAAATGGGTGGCTTAAAAGCTGCGGCAGATATTATGAACTACCTCGATACCAATGTAGAAGGTCAGTTAATGGATGCAATTCGTGAGCATGATGAAGAGATGTCTCAACAAATCCAAGACTTGATGTTTGTATTTGATAATTTAATCGATGTAGATGATCGCGGTATTCAAGCGATTCTTCGTGAAGTTCAGCAAGACGTATTAATGAAAGCCATTAAAGGGGCTGATGAAGGACTCAAAGATAAAATCCTTAATAATATGTCTAAACGTGCGGCAGAGATGATGGTTGACGACCTTGAAGCAATGGGGCCTGTGCGTATTAGTGAAGTTGAAGCAGCACAAAAAGAAATCCTCAGTATTGCACGTCGTCTTGCCGATTCGGGTGAAATTATGCTCGGTGGTGGCGGTGGTGAGGAGTTCCTCTAA
- the fliH gene encoding flagellar assembly protein FliH, producing the protein MKLGKYRSGQKIENSEAIESLLESWPIPDVKDERRNLKGRSTAMGKSLEELYQKKQAEQAPEQEEEFTPLSIQEIEQIREEAYQEGHAEGKEAGYQEGFEQGKLEGAQKGYEEGVEQGKQEGFESAKPEIAEKIAQLTKLLDELATPFEQVSNEVEKQVVLLATELAKAVVHGELTVNEKAIFNAMKVATDALKNQHHALEILLNPEDFELVNQAIPAEQLADRNWKLVVEPSITKGGLHINSDNSSIDYSVELRLKEILESFLQEAGIDSQNHDS; encoded by the coding sequence ATGAAGCTTGGAAAGTACCGCTCAGGTCAAAAAATTGAAAATTCAGAGGCCATCGAAAGCCTTTTGGAAAGTTGGCCTATTCCTGATGTTAAGGATGAGCGACGTAACCTCAAGGGTCGCTCTACCGCAATGGGTAAATCGCTTGAAGAGCTTTATCAAAAAAAACAAGCTGAACAAGCCCCTGAGCAGGAAGAAGAATTTACCCCATTAAGTATACAAGAAATCGAACAAATTCGTGAAGAAGCCTATCAAGAAGGTCACGCTGAGGGTAAAGAAGCAGGTTATCAAGAAGGGTTTGAACAAGGAAAGTTGGAAGGTGCACAAAAAGGTTATGAAGAGGGAGTTGAGCAAGGTAAACAGGAAGGATTTGAAAGTGCTAAACCAGAAATTGCGGAAAAAATTGCGCAATTGACTAAGTTGCTCGATGAGTTGGCAACCCCATTTGAACAAGTCAGTAATGAAGTTGAAAAGCAAGTTGTATTGTTGGCAACTGAGCTTGCTAAAGCGGTTGTTCATGGCGAACTTACCGTGAATGAAAAAGCAATATTCAATGCAATGAAAGTGGCAACTGATGCACTTAAAAATCAACATCATGCCCTGGAAATATTATTAAACCCAGAAGATTTTGAACTGGTAAATCAAGCGATCCCCGCAGAGCAGTTAGCTGATAGAAATTGGAAGCTAGTTGTTGAGCCGAGTATCACTAAGGGTGGCCTTCACATCAATTCTGATAATTCATCAATTGATTACTCGGTAGAATTACGCCTCAAAGAAATACTGGAAAGCTTTTTGCAAGAAGCTGGTATCGATAGTCAAAATCACGACAGTTAA
- the fliI gene encoding flagellar protein export ATPase FliI — protein MSQGLAERLASYQSKIKLHRPAVAGSLKRVVGLTLEAEGLKVPVGSSCKIETQHGLVEAEVVGFSGETLYLMPNDAISGVLPGARVIPQHSDAGLPVGMSLLGRVVDGLGRPLDGLGPIQAETKLKFAAKPINPLARRPIKQPMDVGVRAINSVLTVGQGQRMGLFAGSGVGKSVLLGMMTRGANADVIVVGLVGERGREVKEFIEEILGPEGRARSVVVAAPADASPLMRLKGCETAVTIAEYFRDQGLNVLLLLDSVTRYAMAQREIALAVGEPPATKGYPPSVFAKLPALVERAGNGGEGQGSITAFFTVLSEGDDMQDPIADAARAILDGHIVLSRELADSGHYPAIDIEKSISRVMPQVISETHLQQARVLKQIYSLYQQNKDLITLGAYQKGSDPMLDKTIEMMPGINHFLQQGMTDVIPYDEGLISLSRILGQG, from the coding sequence ATGAGCCAAGGGCTTGCTGAGCGTCTCGCCAGTTATCAATCAAAAATTAAATTACACCGACCAGCAGTCGCTGGCAGTTTAAAACGTGTTGTTGGTTTAACGTTGGAAGCTGAAGGTTTGAAAGTACCCGTAGGCAGTAGCTGTAAAATCGAAACGCAACACGGTTTGGTCGAAGCTGAAGTGGTTGGCTTTAGTGGAGAGACACTCTATCTCATGCCCAATGATGCAATTTCTGGTGTGTTACCAGGTGCGCGCGTAATCCCACAACACTCTGATGCTGGCCTGCCAGTTGGCATGAGTTTATTAGGCCGTGTCGTTGATGGGCTTGGTCGCCCACTCGATGGACTCGGACCAATTCAAGCCGAAACAAAACTCAAATTTGCCGCTAAGCCAATTAATCCACTTGCCAGGCGTCCAATAAAACAGCCAATGGATGTTGGCGTGCGTGCGATTAATTCAGTATTAACAGTTGGTCAAGGTCAACGCATGGGCTTATTTGCAGGTAGTGGTGTGGGTAAGTCGGTATTACTTGGCATGATGACCCGAGGCGCTAATGCGGATGTAATTGTGGTTGGTTTAGTGGGCGAACGTGGTCGAGAAGTAAAAGAGTTTATTGAAGAAATACTAGGGCCAGAAGGGCGCGCACGCTCAGTGGTGGTTGCAGCTCCCGCTGACGCATCTCCGTTAATGCGACTTAAAGGGTGCGAAACAGCTGTCACGATAGCCGAGTATTTTCGTGATCAAGGTTTAAACGTATTGTTGTTATTAGATTCGGTAACACGTTATGCCATGGCGCAGCGTGAGATAGCCCTTGCTGTAGGTGAACCGCCAGCGACAAAAGGCTACCCACCTTCGGTGTTTGCAAAATTACCTGCGCTGGTGGAACGAGCCGGTAATGGGGGGGAAGGGCAAGGAAGTATAACGGCGTTTTTTACTGTTTTATCCGAAGGCGATGATATGCAAGACCCTATTGCCGATGCTGCTCGTGCGATTCTTGATGGTCATATTGTGTTATCTCGAGAATTAGCTGATTCAGGCCATTACCCCGCCATCGATATCGAAAAATCAATCAGCCGTGTAATGCCGCAAGTGATTAGTGAAACACATCTGCAGCAGGCAAGAGTATTAAAACAAATCTATTCGCTTTATCAACAGAATAAGGATTTAATCACATTGGGTGCATATCAAAAAGGCAGTGATCCGATGTTAGATAAAACCATTGAAATGATGCCGGGTATTAACCACTTTTTACAGCAAGGTATGACAGATGTGATCCCTTATGATGAAGGGTTAATTAGTTTATCACGCATACTAGGACAAGGTTAA
- the fliJ gene encoding flagellar export protein FliJ: protein MARDQLALLIKLESDKEEKLRMDFIGAQQHLANLQRQLTGIETFRSDYLAQLQNRATEGVGGSYYNQFQQFIGKLDDALKQQLNAINTANKVLKQREELWLAQKAKLEAIEKLKQRKQLKQQAILAKAEQKQLDEFATNIFVRNRKTLA from the coding sequence ATGGCACGCGATCAACTTGCATTATTGATTAAGCTTGAATCAGATAAAGAAGAAAAGTTGCGTATGGATTTTATCGGTGCACAGCAGCACCTCGCTAATTTACAGCGTCAGTTAACTGGTATCGAAACTTTTCGTTCCGACTACCTAGCGCAGTTGCAAAACCGTGCAACTGAGGGGGTTGGTGGCAGTTATTATAATCAATTTCAGCAGTTTATAGGCAAACTAGATGATGCTTTAAAACAGCAATTGAATGCGATAAATACGGCAAATAAAGTCCTCAAACAACGTGAGGAACTTTGGTTAGCGCAAAAAGCAAAGCTTGAAGCTATAGAAAAATTAAAGCAGCGAAAACAGTTAAAACAGCAAGCAATACTTGCAAAAGCAGAACAAAAACAACTTGATGAATTTGCCACCAATATTTTTGTAAGAAATAGAAAAACACTGGCTTAG